A single genomic interval of Stieleria maiorica harbors:
- a CDS encoding CAP domain-containing protein, translating to MDYRSPITFNLESDMNRIIAIFAFSMLAVPSPAHATDRSPESRGPRSVGRPAGIILTSETAAKPPADDAWKAPAYARIIVPSDAKVFVDGSELNDRGPVRWYKWTPSKDQPSKNVTLTATWQDRVTQARKKHTRKIVMRPGKIRCVILCGASLESIVDGVIWRTNLQRQHFGIAPLVENPMLTAAVQKHAHHLSRQKKLTHQLNGKGFLSRSRREGYHLMTGGENIAEGAWSFVDVVEMWIRLQGHRRNILSREFT from the coding sequence TTGGATTATCGGTCGCCAATCACATTCAACTTAGAGTCAGACATGAATCGTATCATAGCCATTTTCGCTTTTTCCATGCTCGCGGTGCCTTCGCCGGCACACGCGACCGACCGTTCTCCCGAAAGCCGGGGCCCCCGCTCGGTTGGCAGGCCTGCCGGCATCATTTTGACATCCGAGACCGCTGCAAAACCTCCTGCAGACGATGCCTGGAAGGCACCTGCGTACGCGAGAATTATTGTCCCCTCCGACGCGAAGGTTTTTGTCGACGGTAGCGAATTAAACGACCGCGGGCCTGTTCGCTGGTACAAGTGGACGCCATCCAAAGATCAACCTTCGAAAAATGTGACGTTGACCGCGACCTGGCAGGACCGAGTCACTCAGGCGAGAAAGAAGCACACCCGCAAGATTGTCATGCGACCCGGGAAAATTCGATGCGTCATTCTTTGCGGAGCATCGCTCGAATCGATCGTCGACGGTGTCATCTGGCGAACGAATCTTCAAAGACAACACTTTGGGATTGCACCTTTGGTCGAGAATCCCATGCTCACCGCAGCCGTGCAAAAGCATGCCCACCACCTCTCGCGGCAAAAAAAGCTTACTCACCAATTGAACGGAAAAGGGTTCCTTTCGCGATCTCGCCGCGAAGGCTACCACTTGATGACGGGCGGCGAGAACATCGCGGAGGGAGCGTGGTCTTTTGTCGACGTCGTGGAGATGTGGATCCGTTTGCAGGGACATCGGCGAAACATCCTGAGCAGAGAGTTCACATAA
- a CDS encoding IS1634 family transposase → MFIRQKFRTKNGKRHAYWALVESYRTERGPRQRVVSWLGKLDEEGRLGVGQLASETKFPFVSDPIKGQVQLSLLEEPKPRYVKVNAKAVRVENCRQFGAPWIALKLIEKLNLKSLFDRLIPAGREAVPWSSTVLLLLIARFCEPSSELYIAEQWLPKTALPTLLGVPQERVDDNRLYRGLDQLLPHKDAIEMHLKERLGELFEIEFDLLLYDVTSTFFEGQAAANPKAQRGYSRDKRSDCKQVCIGLVVTRCGMPLGYKVFSGNTADVTTVEEIVETMESRYGTAGRLWVMDRGMVSEDNIQFLRDGGRRYIIGTPKSMLRKFEAELLKKDWNSVRDGLEVKLCRRDDLGKGELFVVCRSADRRRKDEAILRRSEEKIETRLKTMTTRCTKQKRDVQKVEREIGKLLGQNTRASRLFEVQVKERDSGGAEIIWSKVKNNTDWATLSAGCYLLRTNVQDWSDEELWKAYTQLSEAEAAFRIHKTDLQLRPIWHQKEDRVDAHLLVCFLSYVMWKTLGGFCEQAGLGSEPRRVVDELSEIRSMDVVLPTQEGIEIRQACIAHPSEHQTILLERLGLDLPKRIRQTEM, encoded by the coding sequence ATGTTCATCCGGCAGAAATTCCGAACCAAGAACGGCAAGCGTCATGCTTACTGGGCGCTCGTTGAGTCTTATCGCACCGAACGGGGGCCACGCCAGCGCGTCGTTTCTTGGCTCGGCAAGCTCGATGAAGAAGGCCGACTGGGTGTTGGCCAGCTTGCATCAGAAACAAAGTTCCCATTCGTCAGTGATCCGATCAAAGGACAAGTTCAACTCTCGTTGCTGGAGGAACCCAAACCGCGGTATGTCAAAGTCAACGCCAAGGCAGTCCGAGTGGAGAACTGCCGCCAGTTTGGTGCTCCCTGGATCGCTTTGAAGCTGATCGAGAAACTGAATTTGAAGTCGCTGTTCGATCGACTTATTCCGGCAGGACGTGAAGCGGTGCCATGGTCGTCCACCGTGTTGCTTTTGCTGATTGCCCGTTTCTGTGAGCCATCGAGCGAACTGTACATTGCCGAGCAATGGCTGCCGAAAACGGCGTTGCCGACTTTGCTCGGAGTACCGCAAGAACGAGTCGATGACAATCGGCTCTACAGAGGTCTCGACCAGTTGTTGCCGCATAAAGATGCGATCGAAATGCATCTCAAGGAACGACTCGGAGAACTGTTTGAGATCGAGTTCGACCTGCTACTTTACGATGTCACCAGCACCTTTTTTGAAGGACAAGCCGCCGCCAACCCGAAGGCACAGCGCGGCTATTCACGAGACAAGCGAAGCGATTGCAAGCAGGTCTGCATTGGCTTGGTCGTCACCCGCTGCGGTATGCCGCTTGGGTACAAGGTTTTCTCGGGAAATACAGCGGACGTGACGACCGTTGAAGAGATCGTCGAAACGATGGAGTCCCGTTACGGCACGGCAGGGCGTCTTTGGGTGATGGATCGTGGCATGGTCAGCGAGGACAATATTCAGTTTCTTCGTGATGGTGGTCGCCGCTACATCATTGGTACTCCTAAATCAATGCTACGGAAGTTCGAAGCGGAGCTGCTCAAGAAAGATTGGAACAGCGTTCGCGACGGTTTGGAGGTCAAACTCTGCCGTCGCGATGACCTTGGCAAGGGAGAACTTTTTGTTGTGTGTCGTTCAGCAGATCGGCGTCGAAAAGACGAAGCAATCTTGCGCCGGTCGGAGGAAAAGATCGAGACCCGCCTTAAGACAATGACGACGCGTTGCACAAAGCAAAAACGTGACGTTCAGAAAGTGGAGCGTGAGATCGGCAAGCTGCTCGGCCAAAATACTCGTGCCTCCAGGCTCTTCGAAGTGCAGGTCAAGGAGCGAGATTCAGGTGGGGCGGAAATCATCTGGTCAAAAGTCAAGAATAACACTGATTGGGCAACATTGAGCGCCGGTTGTTATTTGCTTCGCACCAACGTTCAGGATTGGAGTGACGAAGAACTGTGGAAGGCGTACACGCAACTGAGCGAAGCGGAGGCAGCGTTTCGGATTCACAAAACCGATCTTCAACTCCGTCCGATCTGGCACCAGAAAGAGGACCGGGTGGACGCTCATCTGCTGGTCTGTTTTCTGTCTTACGTGATGTGGAAAACGCTCGGTGGGTTCTGTGAACAAGCCGGCCTTGGCAGCGAGCCTCGCCGTGTGGTGGACGAACTGAGTGAGATTCGATCGATGGATGTGGTCCTACCGACCCAAGAAGGGATTGAAATCCGCCAAGCCTGCATCGCTCACCCGAGCGAACATCAAACGATCTTGCTTGAGCGTCTCGGCTTGGATCTTCCCAAGCGAATACGTCAAACGGAAATGTAG